A stretch of the Vibrio gazogenes genome encodes the following:
- the arfB gene encoding alternative ribosome rescue aminoacyl-tRNA hydrolase ArfB, translated as MLTISNTVILAEWEIEMTAIRAMGNGGQNVQKVSSAIHLRFDIQRSSLPSVYKERLLALSDSRITKDGVVVIKSQTYRTQEQNRLDALERLKGLIQSVMVVQKRRRATKPTWSSKLKRINTKKKMGQKKALRGRVNED; from the coding sequence ATGTTAACTATCTCTAATACAGTCATTCTTGCAGAATGGGAAATTGAAATGACTGCTATCCGAGCCATGGGGAACGGTGGGCAAAATGTGCAGAAGGTATCCTCAGCCATTCATTTACGTTTTGATATTCAACGTTCGAGTTTACCCTCAGTATACAAAGAAAGATTACTCGCTCTCAGTGATTCTCGAATTACCAAAGATGGCGTTGTCGTGATCAAATCACAAACCTATCGAACTCAGGAACAAAACCGACTTGATGCATTAGAACGCCTTAAGGGACTGATTCAATCCGTCATGGTGGTACAAAAGCGTCGGCGAGCGACCAAGCCAACCTGGTCATCAAAACTCAAGCGCATCAATACTAAAAAGAAGATGGGACAAAAGAAAGCCTTACGAGGTCGAGTCAACGAAGACTAA